Proteins encoded together in one Micromonospora auratinigra window:
- a CDS encoding antibiotic biosynthesis monooxygenase family protein — protein sequence MAVVKINAIDVPPGAGEELEKRFAARAGAVENSPGFLGFELLRPVAGENRYFVYTRWESEEAYQSWAQGSARAAHAGGEGGEPRRPVATGATLLEFEVVQQVAGKG from the coding sequence ATGGCAGTCGTGAAGATCAACGCGATCGACGTCCCGCCGGGTGCCGGCGAGGAGCTGGAGAAGCGGTTCGCCGCCCGGGCCGGCGCGGTGGAGAACTCCCCCGGTTTCCTCGGCTTCGAGCTGCTCCGCCCGGTCGCCGGGGAGAACCGGTACTTCGTCTACACCCGCTGGGAGTCGGAGGAGGCCTACCAGTCCTGGGCGCAGGGGTCGGCCCGCGCCGCGCACGCCGGTGGCGAGGGCGGCGAGCCGCGAAGGCCGGTCGCCACCGGCGCGACGCTGCTGGAGTTCGAGGTGGTCCAGCAGGTCGCCGGCAAGGGCTGA
- a CDS encoding exodeoxyribonuclease III, which yields MRLATWNVNSVKARLPRLLDWLANTGPDVVCLQETKCPDGAFPVAEVGELGYEVASHSDGRWNGVAVLSRLGLADVAVGFPGEPGFPEPEARAISATCDGVRVWSVYVPNGRAPDDPHYAYKLAWFAALRDALEPELAGGLPLAVCGDFNVAPTDADVWDPALFATSTHVTPAERAALAALRDLGLSDVVPTPMKGPHPYTYWDYRAGMFHQNKGMRIDLVYASAPLARAVRAAYVDREARKGKGPSDHAPIVVDADLVPAVEGF from the coding sequence ATGCGCCTGGCGACCTGGAACGTCAACTCGGTGAAGGCCCGCCTGCCCCGGCTGCTCGACTGGCTCGCGAACACCGGGCCCGACGTCGTCTGCCTGCAGGAGACCAAGTGCCCGGACGGGGCCTTCCCCGTCGCCGAGGTGGGCGAGCTGGGCTACGAGGTGGCCAGCCACAGCGACGGGCGGTGGAACGGGGTCGCGGTGCTGTCCCGGCTCGGGCTGGCCGACGTGGCGGTCGGGTTCCCCGGCGAACCCGGCTTCCCCGAACCGGAGGCCCGGGCCATCTCCGCCACCTGCGACGGGGTCCGGGTCTGGTCCGTGTACGTGCCCAACGGCCGGGCCCCGGACGACCCGCACTACGCGTACAAGCTGGCCTGGTTCGCGGCGCTGCGCGACGCCCTGGAACCGGAACTGGCCGGCGGGCTGCCGCTGGCCGTCTGCGGGGACTTCAACGTCGCGCCGACCGACGCCGACGTGTGGGACCCGGCGCTCTTCGCCACCTCCACCCACGTCACCCCGGCCGAGCGGGCGGCCCTCGCGGCGCTGCGCGACCTCGGGCTCAGCGACGTGGTGCCGACCCCGATGAAGGGGCCGCACCCGTACACCTACTGGGACTACCGGGCCGGCATGTTCCACCAGAACAAGGGCATGCGGATCGACCTCGTGTACGCCTCCGCGCCGCTGGCCCGGGCGGTCCGGGCCGCGTACGTGGACCGCGAGGCGCGCAAGGGCAAGGGCCCGTCCGACCACGCCCCGATCGTGGTCGACGCCGACCTGGTGCCGGCGGTCGAGGGGTTCTGA
- a CDS encoding proteasome assembly chaperone family protein, with amino-acid sequence MLDPHELYELTDDLPELGQPVLIQALTGFVDAGSATRLAREQLLTSLESRPIARFDVDQLFDYRSRRPVMTFVEDHWAEYDAPALELHLLHDDDETPFLLLTGPEPDLQWERFVAAVAALSARLDVRLTVGLNSIPMAVPHTRPSGVTAHATRPELIAGYEPWLQRVQVPGSVGHLLEYRLGEQGRDALGFAAHVPHYVAQTEYPAAAEALLVAVSRGTGLLLPHDALRSAAEVVRVEIDRQVAQTDEAATLVQALEEQYDTFARGRGQKNLLAAETGPLPSADELGAELERFLAEQTRPGDTPER; translated from the coding sequence GTGCTCGACCCACACGAGCTCTACGAACTCACCGACGATCTGCCCGAACTGGGCCAACCGGTGCTGATCCAGGCGCTCACCGGCTTCGTCGACGCCGGCAGCGCCACCCGGCTGGCCCGGGAGCAGCTGCTCACCTCCCTGGAGTCCCGGCCGATCGCCCGGTTCGACGTGGACCAGCTCTTCGACTACCGCTCCCGCCGGCCGGTGATGACCTTCGTCGAGGACCACTGGGCCGAGTACGACGCGCCCGCGCTGGAGCTGCACCTGCTGCACGACGACGACGAGACCCCGTTCCTGCTGCTCACCGGCCCCGAGCCGGACCTGCAGTGGGAACGCTTCGTGGCCGCCGTCGCCGCGCTGTCGGCACGCCTCGACGTCCGGCTGACCGTCGGGCTCAACTCGATCCCGATGGCCGTGCCGCACACCCGCCCCAGCGGCGTCACCGCGCACGCCACCCGACCCGAGCTGATCGCCGGGTACGAGCCCTGGTTGCAGCGGGTCCAGGTCCCGGGCAGCGTGGGCCACCTGCTGGAGTACCGCCTCGGCGAGCAGGGCCGCGACGCGCTCGGCTTCGCCGCGCACGTCCCGCACTACGTCGCCCAGACCGAGTACCCGGCCGCCGCCGAGGCACTGCTGGTCGCGGTCTCCCGCGGCACCGGGCTGCTGCTGCCGCACGACGCCCTGCGCAGCGCCGCCGAGGTGGTCCGGGTGGAGATCGACCGACAGGTCGCCCAGACCGACGAGGCCGCCACCCTGGTCCAGGCCCTGGAGGAGCAGTACGACACGTTCGCCCGCGGACGCGGCCAGAAGAACCTGCTGGCCGCCGAGACCGGCCCGCTACCCAGCGCCGACGAGCTCGGGGCGGAACTGGAACGCTTCCTCGCCGAGCAGACCCGCCCGGGCGACACCCCGGAACGCTGA
- a CDS encoding peptidase M23, giving the protein MRDDGTLDDQYGLGGSADRSDDTQSTVQPTSPAEPATPRPSLRTRLGGLANPFAARPGRTRLAVATGAVCCLGLLGFSQVGLGALGSGPSPAPAPAAELAERAALDAASRGLARPSTAPATPSATPSATPSATKQAKPKPKAKPRPKRIVPVAGLDQAQMDNAKAIVHAGREMGVPRRGLVIAVATAMQESNLYNYASGVLPESQSYPHQAIGWDHDSVGLFQQRPSSGWGTVGDLMDPEFATKAFLSALQEIPGWQDLPLTVAAQAVQVSAFPDAYAQHEWRASQVVAAVLA; this is encoded by the coding sequence ATGCGTGACGACGGCACCCTCGACGACCAGTACGGCCTCGGCGGTTCGGCTGACCGTTCGGACGATACCCAATCCACCGTTCAGCCAACCAGCCCCGCGGAGCCCGCCACCCCTCGACCTTCCCTGCGTACCCGCCTCGGCGGCCTCGCTAACCCGTTCGCCGCCCGGCCCGGCCGGACCCGGCTGGCGGTCGCCACCGGCGCCGTCTGCTGCCTCGGCCTGCTCGGCTTCAGTCAGGTCGGCCTCGGCGCCCTCGGCAGCGGCCCGAGCCCGGCCCCGGCCCCCGCCGCGGAACTCGCCGAGCGGGCGGCCCTCGACGCGGCGTCGCGCGGCCTGGCCCGGCCGAGCACGGCCCCGGCCACCCCGAGCGCCACCCCGTCGGCCACCCCCTCGGCGACGAAGCAGGCGAAGCCGAAGCCGAAGGCGAAGCCCCGGCCGAAGCGGATCGTCCCGGTGGCCGGCCTCGACCAGGCCCAGATGGACAACGCCAAGGCCATCGTGCACGCCGGCCGGGAGATGGGCGTGCCGCGCCGCGGCCTGGTGATCGCCGTCGCCACCGCGATGCAGGAGAGCAATCTCTACAACTACGCCAGCGGCGTGCTGCCCGAGTCGCAGAGCTACCCGCACCAGGCCATCGGCTGGGACCACGACTCGGTCGGGCTGTTCCAGCAGCGCCCGAGCAGCGGCTGGGGGACCGTCGGGGACCTGATGGACCCGGAGTTCGCCACCAAGGCGTTCCTCTCCGCCCTGCAGGAGATCCCCGGCTGGCAGGACCTGCCGCTCACCGTGGCCGCCCAGGCCGTGCAGGTCTCCGCCTTCCCCGACGCGTACGCCCAGCACGAGTGGCGGGCCAGTCAGGTCGTCGCGGCCGTCCTGGCCTGA
- a CDS encoding EcsC family protein, giving the protein MTDPAPTDGGSPVPPPAAPQDAPETPPATLWDRMRDDPQYAPEHLALEAVRRLGPEAARWAERERAQRPDVPAEELADQAVRKFVNHARLSGAVSGVAGLPGAVIDVGVLAWTQARLVLHVAAAYGVDPVQPERATDLLVLQKVHKVAESARLALGVAAGRERAGALFGMAGERPLGRVMVQLGIRLAQMAGVRAAKRIFAKVVPGAAVILGTWANSSATKDLAERARALYRGGPGNLPAQRRP; this is encoded by the coding sequence GTGACCGACCCCGCCCCCACCGACGGCGGCAGCCCCGTCCCCCCGCCGGCCGCGCCGCAGGACGCCCCCGAGACGCCCCCGGCCACCCTCTGGGACCGGATGCGCGACGACCCGCAGTACGCGCCCGAGCACCTGGCGCTCGAAGCGGTGCGCCGGCTCGGGCCGGAGGCGGCACGGTGGGCCGAGCGGGAGCGGGCGCAGCGGCCCGACGTGCCGGCCGAGGAACTGGCCGACCAGGCGGTCCGCAAGTTCGTCAACCACGCCCGGCTCTCCGGGGCGGTCTCCGGGGTCGCCGGGCTGCCCGGCGCGGTGATCGACGTGGGGGTGCTGGCCTGGACCCAGGCCCGGCTGGTGCTGCACGTGGCCGCCGCGTACGGCGTCGACCCGGTGCAGCCCGAGCGGGCCACCGACCTGCTGGTGCTGCAGAAGGTGCACAAGGTCGCCGAGAGCGCCCGGCTCGCCCTCGGGGTGGCCGCCGGGCGGGAACGCGCCGGGGCGCTCTTCGGGATGGCCGGGGAGCGCCCGCTGGGGCGGGTGATGGTGCAGCTCGGCATCCGGCTCGCTCAGATGGCCGGCGTCCGGGCGGCCAAGCGGATCTTCGCGAAGGTGGTCCCCGGCGCGGCCGTCATCCTCGGCACCTGGGCCAACTCGTCGGCCACCAAGGACCTCGCCGAGCGGGCCCGGGCGCTCTACCGGGGCGGCCCGGGCAACCTGCCCGCGCAGCGTCGCCCCTGA
- a CDS encoding GDSL-type esterase/lipase family protein — MSRRWVTGLACLAALVALACDGAGSATPRPSGTGTARPGAPAVLVALGDSVTTGFGSCLVLISCERNSWSTGDSVRVQSHYQRLREDNPRLRAYNRAVPGARAVGLTAQAGAAVRDKADRVTVLIGANDACHGDIDAMTPTATFRKQVDAGLRVLRTGRPKARVLVASIPDLYRLWQVGHTDQRAVRAWAHGICPALLADATSDSAAARARRDRFRQRIDDYNDQLKAACRAYGSRCRWDGGAAHRARFDLDQVNSLDWFHPNVSGQNRLAEVTWDAARWLD, encoded by the coding sequence ATGTCTCGACGTTGGGTGACCGGCCTCGCCTGTCTGGCGGCGCTGGTCGCGCTCGCCTGCGACGGCGCCGGCTCCGCGACACCCCGACCCTCGGGTACGGGCACCGCCCGGCCCGGCGCACCGGCGGTGCTGGTCGCGCTCGGCGACTCGGTCACCACCGGCTTCGGCTCCTGCCTGGTGCTCATCAGCTGCGAGCGCAACTCCTGGTCCACCGGCGACAGCGTCCGGGTGCAGAGCCACTACCAGCGGCTGCGCGAGGACAATCCGCGGCTGCGGGCGTACAACCGGGCGGTCCCGGGGGCCCGGGCGGTCGGGCTGACCGCGCAGGCCGGCGCGGCGGTGCGGGACAAGGCGGACCGGGTGACGGTGCTGATCGGGGCGAACGACGCCTGCCACGGCGACATCGACGCGATGACCCCGACCGCCACCTTCCGCAAGCAGGTCGACGCCGGGCTGCGGGTGCTGCGCACCGGGCGGCCCAAGGCCCGGGTGCTGGTGGCCAGCATCCCCGACCTCTACCGGCTCTGGCAGGTGGGGCACACCGACCAGCGGGCGGTACGCGCCTGGGCGCACGGCATCTGCCCCGCGCTGCTGGCCGACGCGACCTCCGACAGCGCCGCCGCCCGGGCCCGGCGCGACCGGTTCCGGCAGCGGATCGACGACTACAACGACCAGCTGAAGGCGGCCTGCCGGGCGTACGGGTCGCGGTGCCGCTGGGACGGCGGCGCGGCCCACCGGGCCCGCTTCGACCTGGACCAGGTGAACAGCCTCGACTGGTTCCACCCGAACGTCTCCGGGCAGAACCGGCTCGCCGAGGTGACCTGGGACGCCGCCCGCTGGCTCGACTGA
- a CDS encoding antibiotic biosynthesis monooxygenase: MTTTQAVPVTVAIARRADPARTGEMVAWMRAGTALAESFPGFLGAGFVQSAPGSPEWHMLYRFADAATLRDWEESPQRHWWLTSAQGIVEHTRMERRTGIEGWFDPPVDHVVETFATGDAEPAAPAAPPRWKQAVTIWLAFFPLSLTATLLTAHFIAGVPLALRTLLMTLCLTPLMTYLVLPWITRQLHWWLHGQPAPWRRAS; this comes from the coding sequence ATGACCACGACCCAGGCGGTACCCGTCACCGTCGCCATCGCGCGGCGCGCCGACCCGGCGCGGACCGGCGAGATGGTGGCGTGGATGCGGGCCGGCACGGCGCTGGCCGAATCGTTCCCGGGATTCCTCGGTGCCGGTTTCGTGCAGAGCGCCCCCGGATCGCCCGAGTGGCACATGCTCTACCGGTTCGCCGACGCGGCGACGTTGCGCGACTGGGAGGAGTCACCGCAGCGGCACTGGTGGCTGACCTCCGCGCAGGGCATCGTCGAGCACACCCGGATGGAGCGGCGGACCGGGATCGAGGGCTGGTTCGACCCGCCGGTCGACCACGTGGTGGAGACCTTCGCCACCGGCGATGCCGAGCCGGCGGCGCCGGCCGCCCCGCCGCGCTGGAAGCAGGCGGTGACGATCTGGTTGGCGTTCTTCCCGCTGAGCCTCACCGCGACGCTGCTCACCGCCCATTTCATCGCGGGCGTGCCGCTGGCGCTGCGCACCCTGCTGATGACGCTCTGCCTGACGCCGCTGATGACGTACCTGGTGCTGCCCTGGATCACTCGGCAGCTGCACTGGTGGCTGCACGGCCAGCCGGCCCCCTGGCGGCGTGCCTCCTAG
- a CDS encoding DUF6343 family protein, producing the protein MTRSQPRRRVNAASSALNLRLVLALFGLVSMTVFAVVAFAADVPWLGVGCAVLAVVAVVDLIVIQRRRAARRREEPGVRHSLFE; encoded by the coding sequence ATGACCCGATCACAGCCGCGCCGGCGGGTCAACGCCGCCTCCAGCGCGCTGAACCTGCGGCTCGTCCTCGCCCTCTTCGGCCTGGTCTCGATGACCGTCTTCGCGGTGGTCGCCTTCGCCGCCGACGTGCCGTGGCTGGGCGTCGGGTGCGCGGTCCTCGCCGTCGTGGCCGTGGTCGACCTGATCGTCATCCAGCGCCGCCGCGCCGCCCGCCGCCGGGAGGAGCCGGGCGTGCGGCACTCACTGTTCGAGTGA
- a CDS encoding NADP-dependent succinic semialdehyde dehydrogenase: MPIATTDPATGQVLKTYDPMSDEQVDAAIERADLAFRQLHGTTIAQRGQWLTAAADLLEAERDATARLMTTEMGKTYAAAKAEVTKCATACRFYAAHAERMLADEPADAKAVKAQRAFVRYQPLGPVLAVMPWNFPLWQVMRFAAPALMAGNTGLLKHASNVPQTALYLEDLFRRAGFPEGAFSTLLVGSDAVERILADPRVRAATLTGSEGAGRSIAAIAGRELKKTVLELGGSDPFVVMPSADLDKAAEVATTARCQNNGQSCIAAKRFIVHADVFDAFAEKFAARMSALRVGDPMDENTDVGPLASESGRDELHAQVRDAVDNGASVLCGGEKPTGDGWFYPPTVVTDLRPGMRMWAEEVFGPVAGLYRAASYEEAIEIANGTAFGLGSNAWTTDPAEQERFATDLDAGNVFINGMTTSYPELPFGGVKNSGYGRELSAVGMREFCNTKTVWIGAGEAGPGAGAHSE, encoded by the coding sequence ATGCCCATCGCCACCACCGATCCCGCCACCGGACAGGTGCTCAAGACGTACGACCCGATGTCGGACGAGCAGGTCGACGCCGCGATCGAGCGCGCCGACCTCGCCTTCCGCCAGCTGCACGGCACCACGATCGCCCAGCGCGGGCAGTGGCTGACCGCCGCCGCCGACCTGCTCGAGGCCGAGCGGGACGCCACCGCCCGGCTGATGACCACCGAGATGGGCAAGACGTACGCGGCCGCGAAGGCCGAGGTGACCAAGTGCGCCACCGCCTGCCGCTTCTACGCCGCCCACGCCGAGCGGATGCTCGCCGACGAACCCGCCGACGCGAAGGCGGTCAAGGCGCAGCGCGCCTTCGTCCGCTACCAGCCGCTCGGCCCGGTGCTCGCGGTGATGCCCTGGAACTTCCCGCTCTGGCAGGTCATGCGCTTCGCCGCGCCGGCCCTGATGGCCGGCAACACCGGCCTGCTCAAGCACGCCTCCAACGTGCCGCAGACCGCCCTGTACCTGGAGGACCTGTTCCGCCGGGCCGGTTTCCCGGAGGGCGCGTTCAGCACCCTGCTGGTCGGCTCCGACGCGGTCGAGCGGATCCTCGCCGACCCCCGGGTCCGCGCCGCCACCCTCACCGGCAGCGAGGGCGCCGGCCGCTCGATCGCCGCGATCGCCGGCCGGGAGCTGAAGAAGACCGTGCTGGAACTCGGCGGCAGCGACCCGTTCGTGGTGATGCCCTCGGCCGACCTGGACAAGGCGGCCGAGGTGGCCACCACCGCCCGCTGCCAGAACAACGGCCAGTCCTGCATCGCCGCCAAGCGGTTCATCGTGCACGCCGACGTCTTCGACGCCTTCGCCGAGAAGTTCGCCGCCCGGATGTCCGCGCTGCGCGTCGGCGACCCGATGGACGAGAACACCGACGTCGGCCCGCTGGCCTCGGAGAGCGGCCGGGACGAGCTCCACGCCCAGGTGCGGGACGCCGTCGACAACGGCGCCAGCGTGCTGTGCGGCGGCGAGAAGCCCACCGGCGACGGCTGGTTCTACCCGCCGACCGTGGTCACCGACCTGCGCCCGGGCATGCGGATGTGGGCCGAGGAGGTCTTCGGGCCGGTCGCCGGCCTCTACCGGGCCGCCTCGTACGAGGAGGCCATCGAGATCGCCAACGGCACCGCCTTCGGGCTCGGCTCGAACGCCTGGACCACCGACCCGGCCGAGCAGGAGCGCTTCGCCACCGACCTGGACGCCGGCAACGTCTTCATCAACGGCATGACCACGTCCTATCCGGAGTTGCCGTTCGGCGGCGTGAAGAACTCCGGCTACGGCCGGGAGCTCTCCGCCGTCGGCATGCGCGAGTTCTGCAACACCAAGACCGTCTGGATCGGCGCGGGCGAGGCCGGCCCCGGCGCGGGCGCGCACTCCGAGTAG
- a CDS encoding TIGR03885 family FMN-dependent LLM class oxidoreductase, which yields MTVFGFHASHEQIHPARLLEAVIHAESAGFDAAMSSDHFSPWSARQGQSGFAWSWLGAALQATDLPFGVVNAPGQRYHPAIIAQAIGTLAAMYPGRFWAALGTGEASNEHITGEVWPRKDIRTARLRECVDVIRALLAGEEVSHDGLVTVDRAKLWTRPEQPPALIGAAVSEATARWCAEWADGLITVNAPTEHLRRMIDAYRDAGGRGPLHLQVHVSWAPAQAEAEAIAYEQWRSNVFAPPVCWDLEMTDHFDTVSEDVPMSKVTDTVNVSADLGRHVGWLEEYVGLGFDQIALHHVGQEQRAFIDTFGEQVLPKLRTTG from the coding sequence ATGACGGTGTTCGGCTTCCACGCGTCCCATGAGCAGATCCACCCGGCCCGGCTGCTGGAGGCGGTGATCCACGCCGAGAGCGCCGGCTTCGACGCGGCCATGTCGTCGGACCACTTCTCGCCCTGGAGCGCCCGGCAGGGCCAGAGCGGCTTCGCCTGGTCCTGGCTGGGCGCCGCGCTCCAGGCCACCGACCTGCCGTTCGGCGTGGTCAACGCGCCCGGCCAGCGGTACCACCCGGCGATCATCGCGCAGGCCATCGGCACCCTCGCCGCCATGTACCCGGGTCGGTTCTGGGCCGCCCTGGGCACCGGCGAGGCGAGCAACGAGCACATCACCGGCGAGGTGTGGCCGCGCAAGGACATCCGCACCGCCCGGCTGCGCGAGTGCGTCGACGTGATCCGGGCGCTGCTGGCCGGCGAGGAGGTCAGCCACGACGGCCTGGTCACCGTCGACCGGGCGAAGCTCTGGACCCGGCCCGAGCAGCCGCCCGCGCTGATCGGCGCGGCGGTCAGCGAGGCCACCGCCCGCTGGTGCGCCGAGTGGGCCGACGGCCTGATCACCGTCAACGCCCCCACCGAGCACCTGCGTCGCATGATCGACGCCTACCGGGACGCCGGCGGGCGCGGGCCGCTGCACCTGCAGGTGCACGTCAGCTGGGCGCCCGCGCAGGCCGAGGCCGAGGCGATCGCGTACGAGCAGTGGCGCAGCAACGTCTTCGCCCCGCCGGTCTGCTGGGACCTGGAGATGACCGACCACTTCGACACCGTCAGCGAGGACGTGCCGATGTCGAAGGTCACCGACACCGTCAACGTCTCCGCCGACCTGGGCCGGCACGTCGGCTGGCTGGAGGAGTACGTCGGGCTCGGCTTCGACCAGATCGCCCTGCACCACGTCGGGCAGGAGCAGCGGGCCTTCATCGACACGTTCGGCGAGCAGGTGCTGCCGAAACTGCGGACCACCGGCTGA
- a CDS encoding Na+/H+ antiporter has translation MEALFEVVVFLAIATFGAALARRFGLLAPILLVVVGLGLSFVPGLPQVRLDPELVLVGILPPLLWVAALETSVPAFRLNLRPILLLAVGLVIFTAFAVGTVLHLFLPDLPYAICLALGAVVAPPDAVAATAVARKVGLPRRIVTILEGESLVNDATALVLLRVAVAAATASAGSVGVADVAREVVVATGGGILVGVLGVVVFSWLHKRTTDPVLDNALSLIVPFTVVFAAEEIHASGVVAVVVTGLGIGHRLPLLLSAASRLQTTAFWRLARFLLEGLVFLLVGLQLREVVRNLDEPFGFLAGITAATLGTVFLARFVWVFPATYLARLVPRIRRRDPAPPVQVPIVIGWAGMRGVVTLAAALALPLTLAGDRPYPRDLFIWLAFAVIVVTLVAQGATLPAVARRLRLPPDDPVQDALSAAAVQQQAGRAARERLDELAEGAPAAVVERLRGLVQSRTNVAWERLGGTERETPSQAYGRLRQEMIDAEREVFRAARDSGKIPEEVLVRAYRDLDLEESLLRQEEETD, from the coding sequence ATGGAAGCTCTGTTCGAGGTCGTCGTCTTCCTGGCGATCGCGACCTTCGGCGCGGCGCTGGCCCGCCGCTTCGGGTTGCTCGCGCCGATCCTGCTGGTCGTGGTCGGCCTCGGGCTGTCGTTCGTGCCCGGGCTGCCGCAGGTCCGGCTGGACCCGGAACTGGTGCTGGTGGGCATCCTGCCGCCGCTGCTCTGGGTGGCGGCGCTGGAGACCTCGGTGCCGGCGTTCCGGCTCAACCTGCGCCCCATCCTGCTGCTCGCCGTCGGCCTGGTGATCTTCACCGCGTTCGCGGTCGGCACCGTGCTGCACCTGTTCCTGCCCGACCTGCCGTACGCCATCTGCCTGGCCCTCGGCGCGGTGGTGGCGCCGCCCGACGCGGTCGCCGCCACCGCGGTGGCCCGCAAGGTCGGCCTGCCCCGGCGCATCGTCACCATCCTGGAGGGCGAGAGCCTGGTCAACGACGCCACCGCGCTGGTGCTGCTGCGGGTGGCGGTCGCCGCCGCCACCGCCAGCGCCGGCAGCGTCGGGGTGGCCGACGTGGCCCGCGAGGTGGTCGTCGCCACCGGCGGCGGCATCCTGGTCGGCGTCCTCGGCGTGGTGGTCTTCTCCTGGCTGCACAAGCGGACCACCGATCCGGTGCTGGACAACGCGCTCTCGCTGATCGTGCCGTTCACGGTGGTCTTCGCCGCCGAGGAGATCCACGCCTCCGGGGTGGTCGCCGTGGTGGTCACCGGGCTCGGCATCGGGCACCGGCTGCCGCTGCTGCTCTCGGCCGCCTCCCGGTTGCAGACCACCGCGTTCTGGCGGCTCGCCCGGTTCCTGCTGGAAGGGCTGGTCTTCCTGCTGGTCGGCCTGCAACTGCGCGAGGTGGTGCGCAACCTCGACGAACCGTTCGGCTTCCTCGCCGGGATCACCGCCGCCACCCTGGGCACGGTCTTCCTGGCCCGGTTCGTCTGGGTCTTCCCGGCCACCTACCTGGCCCGGCTGGTGCCCCGGATCCGCCGCCGCGACCCCGCCCCGCCGGTGCAGGTGCCGATCGTGATCGGCTGGGCCGGCATGCGCGGGGTGGTGACCCTGGCCGCCGCGCTGGCCCTGCCGCTCACCCTCGCCGGCGACCGGCCCTACCCCCGGGACCTGTTCATCTGGCTGGCCTTCGCGGTGATCGTGGTGACCCTGGTGGCGCAGGGCGCCACCCTGCCGGCGGTCGCCCGCCGGCTCAGGCTGCCCCCGGACGACCCGGTGCAGGACGCGCTCTCCGCCGCCGCCGTGCAGCAGCAGGCCGGCCGGGCCGCCCGGGAACGCCTCGACGAACTGGCCGAGGGCGCGCCCGCCGCGGTCGTCGAGCGGCTGCGCGGGCTGGTGCAGAGCCGCACCAACGTGGCCTGGGAACGGCTCGGCGGCACCGAGCGGGAGACCCCGTCGCAGGCGTACGGTCGGCTGCGGCAGGAGATGATCGACGCCGAGCGGGAGGTCTTCCGGGCCGCCCGCGACTCCGGGAAGATCCCGGAGGAGGTGCTGGTGCGCGCCTACCGCGACCTGGACCTGGAGGAGTCGTTGCTGCGCCAGGAGGAGGAGACCGACTGA
- a CDS encoding UBP-type zinc finger domain-containing protein: MSCEHLTEAGDAEPGTTTECPDCVAVGNDDWVHLRSCLSCGHVGCCDSSPYQHATKHFESSGHPVMRSIQPGESWRWCFVDEEIG, translated from the coding sequence ATGAGCTGTGAGCACCTGACCGAGGCCGGCGACGCCGAGCCGGGCACCACCACCGAGTGCCCGGACTGCGTCGCCGTCGGCAACGACGACTGGGTGCACCTGCGCTCCTGCCTCAGCTGCGGGCACGTCGGCTGCTGCGACTCCTCGCCCTACCAGCACGCCACCAAGCACTTCGAGAGCAGCGGCCACCCGGTGATGCGCTCGATCCAGCCGGGGGAGTCCTGGCGCTGGTGCTTCGTGGACGAGGAGATCGGCTGA
- a CDS encoding GNAT family N-acetyltransferase, producing the protein MTDRLTIRPGGPDDAEAVLRLFDVAIAWLTARGRTGQWGSEPASTDPARIAQVRAYTTGGGLHLAQLGDTVVGALVVGEATEYVPPPTEPELYVNLLIADRSYPGHGIGARLLAYAAELARRRGVGLLRVDCYAGDDRALVGFYESCGFTATDPFTVRRPGRPPWPGQVLQRRLD; encoded by the coding sequence ATGACCGACCGTCTCACCATCCGTCCCGGCGGGCCCGACGACGCCGAGGCCGTGCTGCGCCTCTTCGACGTCGCCATCGCCTGGCTGACCGCACGCGGCCGGACCGGCCAGTGGGGCAGCGAGCCCGCGTCGACCGATCCGGCCCGGATCGCGCAGGTGCGGGCGTACACCACCGGGGGCGGGCTGCACCTGGCGCAGCTCGGCGACACCGTGGTGGGCGCGCTGGTGGTGGGCGAGGCGACGGAGTACGTGCCGCCGCCGACCGAGCCGGAGCTGTACGTGAACCTGCTGATCGCCGACCGGTCGTACCCGGGGCACGGGATCGGGGCGCGGCTGCTGGCGTACGCGGCGGAGCTGGCCCGGAGGCGGGGCGTGGGGCTGCTGCGGGTGGACTGCTACGCCGGTGACGACCGGGCGCTGGTCGGCTTCTACGAGAGCTGCGGGTTCACCGCGACCGACCCGTTCACGGTCCGGCGACCGGGCCGGCCGCCGTGGCCGGGTCAGGTGCTCCAGCGCCGGCTGGACTGA